A single genomic interval of Arachis duranensis cultivar V14167 chromosome 7, aradu.V14167.gnm2.J7QH, whole genome shotgun sequence harbors:
- the LOC107459001 gene encoding 60S ribosomal protein L28-1, translating to MTTVPGQLVWEIVKKNNCFLVKEFGRGTQSVEFSREANNLYNLNSFKYSGLANKKTVTIQPAGKDQAVLLATTKTKKQNKPAALLHKSIMKKEFPRMAKAVKKQVAANYYRPDLTKAALARLSAVNRSLRVAKSGVKKRNRQAVKVHGRK from the exons atgacCACCGTACCGGGACAGCTGGTTTGGGAGATCGTGAAGAAGAACAACTGTTTCTTGGTTAAGGAGTTTGGAAGGGGCACTCAGAGCGTTGAGTTCAGCAGAGAAGCCAACAATCTCTACAACCTTAACTCCTTCAAGTACTCTG GTTTGGCAAACAAGAAAACTGTTACTATTCAGCCTGCTGGAAAAGATCAGGCTGTGTTGCTTGCtacaacaaagacaaagaagCAAAACAAGCCGGCTGCATTGCTTCATAAATCTATCAtgaagaaggagttccctagaATGgcaaaagcagtgaaaaaacaG GTTGCAGCTAACTACTACAGGCCTGATCTCACCAAGGCAGCTCTTGCAAGGTTGAGTGCTGTCAATAGGAGCCTCAGGGTTGCAAAGTCTGGTGTCAAGAAGAGAAACAGACAGGCTGTTAAGGTCCATGGCAGGAAGTGA
- the LOC107459003 gene encoding ESCRT-related protein CHMP1B — protein sequence MGNTEKLMNQIMELKFTSKSLQRQARKCEKEEKSEKLKVKKAIEKGNMDGARIYAENAIRKRTEQMNYLRLASRLDAVVARLDTQAKMSTISKSMGNIVKSLESSLNTGNLQKMSETMDQFEKQFVNMEVQAEFMESSMAGSTSLSTPEGEVNSLMQQVADDYGLQVSVGLPQPAAHAVPAMETEKVDEDDLSRRLAELKARG from the coding sequence ATGGGGAACACGGAGAAGCTGATGAACCAGATCATGGAACTCAAATTCACCTCGAAATCGCTACAGCGGCAGGCACGAAAGTGCGAGAAGGAAGAGAAATCGGAGAAGCTCAAGGTCAAGAAGGCCATCGAGAAAGGGAACATGGACGGCGCTCGAATCTACGCGGAGAACGCCATTCGCAAGCGCACCGAACAGATGAACTACCTCCGCCTTGCATCGCGCCTAGACGCCGTCGTCGCTCGCCTCGACACGCAGGCCAAGATGTCCACCATAAGCAAGTCCATGGGGAACATCGTCAAGTCCCTCGAGTCATCGCTCAACACCGGAAACCTCCAGAAGATGTCGGAGACAATGGATCAATTCGAGAAGCAGTTCGTCAACATGGAGGTCCAGGCTGAGTTCATGGAAAGCTCCATGGCTGGATCCACTTCGCTTTCCACGCCGGAGGGTGAGGTCAACAGTCTCATGCAACAGGTCGCCGACGATTACGGCCTTCAGGTCTCCGTCGGACTCCCTCAGCCGGCAGCACACGCCGTGCCGGCCATGGAGACCGAGAAGGTTGACGAGGACGACCTCTCCAGGCGCCTCGCCGAGCTCAAGGCTAGAGGTtaa